Proteins co-encoded in one Oncorhynchus masou masou isolate Uvic2021 chromosome 22, UVic_Omas_1.1, whole genome shotgun sequence genomic window:
- the LOC135508995 gene encoding interleukin-17 receptor A: MDPYCVWLIIFGLTLTSTLRILEWPPMNCTQLDLQCSVQINNCSDDGWIKPRHQAPNGPLWHSGSQQHVFVRRGESGDLLPVMSLSWSLQINGGVINGTSGTEVHVTEEDSNQSICVRYIFHNKIQNMMINWKPWTFSLDRIVVDPENKYSVSIYNLPKPDLGNYRLDKIFTIPGCKDPSIKAAKVCLENGSGWDPQLSWSVSVDGGERLIITVGFNTAEFSDEYQISIQNTQHSQHVMRKNRTSLNVTFELNVWQLPPCEMLIVIQPFFIRCKSNCLHHQTKCNYCSYYQRPATYSRSLIIKALLGLIMAGGFLTYLLQKTSHTDPGSQLLTTPRGEPEGVQIQERKRKVLIIYSLDHPLYIEIVLKLCAFLMAKCGIEVVLDLLDSARLGIVGSVQWLDWQREQIVKSSDKILILCSRGVRAKWRAMCDGAETRVILREDVRSPMGDMLTPALSLLVPSFVRSGTFQNYMVAYFEDVCSEEDVPSPFNIIVRYKLMKHFEELFFRLLDKEKHEPGRVNRIEGITEDEYFQCPSGKALREAVEAFHAYQLEHPNWFEDELVKDTDEDVEVEEPSLEHHAIEQPTESPLTIRQSVPKCIEDGPSSPINDVTPSERDHTVYSTTLHMTEGVKGPTSNESKPFPLSAPTHIYVSHPAEQDGSCNSVLVGWYPAVSTLKEGTAV, translated from the exons GATCTTCAATGCAGCGTTCAAATTA ATAACTGTTCAGACGACGGGTGGATTAAACCCAGACACCAGGCGCCTAACGGTCCTCTGTGGCACTCAGGTTCACAGCAGCATGTGTttgtgaggagaggggagagtggtgaTCTGCTACCCGTGATGTCTCTGAGCTGGAGCCTTCAGATCAATG GAGGTGTAATCAATGGGACCAGTGGGACCGAGGTGCACGTCACTGAAGAGGACAGTAATCAAAGCATATGTGTCCGATACATCTTCCataacaaaatacaaaacatgaTGATTAACTGGAAGCCG TGGACATTTTCCTTGGACAGAATTGTGGTGGACCCCGAAAACAAGTATTCTGTTTCGATCTACAACTTACCAAAACCAGACCTGGGGAATTACAGACTTGACAAAATCTTTACAATCCCAG GATGCAAGGATCCAAGCATAAAAGCAGCCAAGGTGTGTTTGGAAAACG GCAGTGGTTGGGATCCCCAGTTGTCCTGGAGTGTGTcagtggatggaggagagagactgatcaTCACAGTGGGTTTTAATACAGCTGAGTTCTCTGACGAATACCAGATATCCATCcagaacactcaacactcacAGCATGTCATGAGG AAGAATAGAACATCATTGAATGTGACTTTTGAATTGAATGTATGGCAGCTGCCTCCATGTGAAATGCTAATTGTG ATTCAGCCATTTTTTATACGGTGCAAGAGCAACTGTTTACATCACCAGACAAAGTGTAACTACTGCTCCT ACTATCAAAGGCCTGCCACTTACAGCCGATCATTGATAATAAAAGCATTACTGGGGCTAATCATGGCTGGTGGTTTCCTGACTTATTTGCTGCAAAAAACATCCCATACAG ATCCAGGAAGCCAGCTCCTGACCACGCCCAGAGGTGAACCGGAGGGAGTCCAAATacaagagagaaaaagaaaagtaCTCATCATCTACTCTCTGGACCATCCTCTGTATATAGAGATCGTCCTGAAGCTCTGTGCTTTCCTCATGGCTAAGTGTGGCATCGAG GTGGTGCTGGACCTGCTGGACTCTGCCCGGCTGGGCAttgtgggtagtgtccagtggcTGGACTGGCAGAGGGAACAGATTGTTAAATCCTCAGACAAGATCCTAATCCTGTGTTCACGAGGGGTAAGGGCCAAATGGAGAGCAATGTGTGATGGTGCCGAAACCCGGGTGATCCTGAGAGAGGATGTACGTTCCCCCATGGGGGACATGCTCACCCCTGCGCTCAGCCTCCTGGTGCCCAGCTTTGTGAGATCTGGAACGTTCCAGAACTACATGGTGGCTTACTTTGAGGACGTTTGTTCTGAGGAGGATGTTCCGTCTCCGTTTAACATCATAGTGAG GTACAAACTCATGAAGCATTTTGAGGAGCTCTTCTTCAGGCTCCTGGATAAAGAGAAACATGAGCCAGGGCGAGTGAATCGCATTGAAGGCATCACCGAGGACGAGTATTTTCAATGTCCCTCAGGGAAAGCATTGCGGGAAGCAGTGGAGGCTTTCCATGCCTATCAGCTGGAGCATCCAAACTGGTTTGAGGATGAACTCGTAAAGGACACAGATGAGGACGTGGAAGTGGAGGAACCTTCCCTGGAGCATCATGCTATTGAACAACCAACTGAGAGCCCCCTCACCATCAGACAGAGTGTGCCAAAGTGCATAGAAGATGGACCTTCCTCTCCCATCAATGATGTGACACCGTCAGAGAGGGATCACACGGTGTACTCTACAACCCTTCACATGACAGAGGGAGTCAAAGGTCCCACTTCGAATGAATCCAAACCATTTCCTCTCTCGGCGCCCACACATATATATGTTTCCCATCCAGCTGAGCAAGATGGGTCCTGTAACTCTGTCTTGGTAGGTTGGTATCCCGCTGTCAGCACACTTAAAGAAGGAACAGCAGTGTAA